ACGCTCACGCTGAGGCGGTTGGTGAGGGCATAGTTCAGCGCCAATGAGCCCGACAGCGCCACGTTGAGCCGCCTAAATGGCCCCTCGCCTGCCCTGATGGTTTCGGAGCGGAAATTTTCGCCGTCGTCGGTCACCACCTGCGTGCCGCCCAGGAAAAACTGCAACTGAGCCCCGGCCGCCACGTCGGCCCACCAGCGGCCGGCGCCGGGCGTGAGGCGGTAGCGCAGCAGCACCGGCACCGTGAAGAAGCGGTAGTTGGGCTGCAACAGCTTCGAGCTCAGGCTTTCCTTCTTGCTGATGAGCGGCGTGATGGTGCGACGCACGGCGTGGGTGCTGTCGCGCTGCACCGTGGTGGTAAACACCGTGTCCTGCCGCGGCACATACACCGTGTCGTAGTCAATCACCTGCCCGCTGGGGTTGAACACCGGCGTGAGCTGCGGCACCTGAATGATGCGCACCGAATAGGTGCGGTTGGTGGAAGTGAAGAACGTGGTGGTGCGCGTGGTGGTGGTGTCGTACTTCACCAGCACCTCGGTGTTTTTGGTGGTGATGCGCAGGTCGGCCCCAAAGGTGCTGAAGCCCACGCCGCCGCCCACGCTCAGGCGCGGCGTGAGGCGGTATTCGGCCAGCAGTGCCGCGCTGAGGCCGCCACGGCCGGTTTCGTGGTTGCGGCGCAGGGCGGTGAGGCTGTCGCCTTCGGGGCCTTGCAGGCCGAGGGTGTTTTGCTCGGGCGTGGCCGTGAGTAGCAGGCTCCAGCGGTGAGCCAGGGGCCGGGGCCGCGCCGTATCGGCGGGCAAGGTGCTGCTGGCGACCACGGCGGCTTTGGGCGCGCTCGGCAGGTCGCCCAGGGCCAGCAGGGTGCTGTCGGTGCGGCGCTGCAGGCGCAGCAGCTCGGCCCGCTCGGCGCGCAGGCTCAGGAGCAGGGCGGCGCGGCTGCCGGCGGGCGGCGTGCCCGGCTGCAGCGTGGCAATGCTGGGCAGCTGCACCAGCACCTGCCGCTCCAGCGCGGCGAGGGGGCGCAGGGTGGCGGGCATAGAATCGGCTGCGGCCACCATAGGCGCGGCTGCGACGGGCAGTTGAGTTACACGAGTTTCGCGTGGCGCTGCCGAGTCGGGCTGAGGAATAGCAACGGGCTGCCGTTCAGTGGCGAGGCCTCCCGCAGTTGCGACCGGGAAATCCTGGCGACGGTGTGGCTGCGCCGCAAGAACCCGAGAAGTAGCATCGCCGTGCCGCTGCGCGGCCTGGAAGTGGGTCGTTGCCGGGCTTGAAACGGCGTCATTCGCCGCGCCGCCCGCCACCAATGTAGCTGGCTGCGCGTGCGTCCGTGCTACGGTGCCAGATGCGGCTTTGGCGTTTGCGAGTTGAGGCTGCCTTCCTGATTTCTCTACTGCCGAGGTAGCTGCCGTGGCTGCTTGTATAGCTTCCTGAGTAATTGTCACAACCGCAGGCCGTTGCTGAGCTGGCGCGTGCGGCAGCAGCCAGCCCACCAGCCCGCTTAGCAGGGCCACCAGCCCAAACAGCAGCGGCAATGGCAGCGGGCGCCGCGGCCGCTTCGGCGCCGGGTCGGGCGGGCCAATCCGTTGCTCAATACCGGCCCACACCGGGGCCGAAGGCTCCAGGCTAAAGCCTTCGAATTTGTCGCGCAGGGAGTGGTCGAGGCGGTTTTCTTCCGGTTCTTCCATCATAGTTTCAAGTAGCTGGCCTGCTGCTGGTGCAGCCGGGTGAGTTGTTTGCGCGCCTTGCTGAGCTGGGCTTTGGAGGTGCTCTCCTGAATGCCCAGCAGCTCGGCGATTTCGCCGTGGGAGTAGCCATCCACGGCGTAGAGGTTGAGGACGAGGCGGCAGCCGTCGGGCAGGCGCTCCATCAGGGCCAGCACTTCGGCCACGCCCAGGCGGTCGAAGGCGTCGGCATCGGCCGCAAAGGGTTCGGGCACGTCGTCTAGGAGCAGCTGCTGGCGGCGGTGCTGCCCGCTCTGCCAGTGGTTGATGGCCGTGGTGACCACAATGCGCCGCACCCAGCCCTCAAAAGAGCCGTCGGCCCGGAAGTCATTCAAGCGCGTGAACACCTTCACGAAGGCATCCTGCAGAATGTCCTCGGCCTCGGCCACGGAGGTCACGTAGCGGCGCGCCACGCCCAGCATGCGGCCGGCGTAACGAGCATACAGCTGGCGCTGGGCCGCCGGCTCGTGGCGGCCGCAGCGAAGCAAAAGGTCTTGTAAGTCAGCGGGCGGAGCTGGCATGCCGGCAAGGTAAGCCCGCGCGGTAGGGCGCGGGCTTAAGCCAGACAGGGCGGTTGCCGAAAAGGCTGCCGGGGCGCGAAAATTATTTTTTCGCCCGCGCTTTTTTCGCCTGTCATCCTGAGCGCAGCGAAGGACCTTCTCACGGCAGACAACTTTCGTTCGAACGTGACAAGGTCCTTCGCTGCGCTCAGGATGACAGAAGATATTATTTGACTTCTCTATTCAGCAGGCGCAGCAGCACGCCGTTGGTCCAACCGAAACCGTCCTGCAGCGGGTATTCGCCGCCGCCGGCCGGGCGGTTGGGGTGTAGCACGTCGTACTTCTCCAGCAATTGCCCGGTTTGGGCAAATACGCGGGTGTTGAGGCGCACCCAGCGCCGGGCCACGGTGTCGGCCAGCGGGCGCTGCTGGTAGCGCGTGAGGCCCTCAATGGCCAGGTATTGCAGCGGCGCCCAGCCATTGGGCGCGTCCCACTGCTGCTTGGTTTCGGTGAGGGAAGTGACCAGGCCGCCCATTTTCAGGAAGTTTACCTTGAGCCCGCTCCCAACCCGTTTGCCCTGCTCCGGCGAAGCCAGCCCAAACGCCAGCGGAAACACGCCCGCCAGCGTGCGCACCGCCGAGCGCCGGCGCTTGCGCCAGTTGTAGTCCTGAAACCAGCCGGCTTTGCTGTCCCAGCTCAGGGCCAGCAGCGCGGTTTTGCGGGCAGCGGCTTTGGCCAGGTAGCTGCGCGCCTGGGCGGGCTTGCCGGCCACGCGGGCGGCTTCGGCCAGCGTTGTTTCCAGGTTGTAGAGCAGGCAATTGAGGTCGACGGGTACCAAATCCGTGGTTTGGATGCTGCCCAGCCCACCCGCTGGCCCAAACCAGCGGCTGCTGAAATCCCAGCCTGATGCCGCGGCGGCCCGCACGTGCCGGTAGAACTGCGCCGCGGGCTGCTTGCTCCGCTTGGCGGCGGCCACGTCCTCGGCGTAAGATTCTTCGCGGGGCTGGTCGCTGTCGTCCCAATAGCGGTTGAGCAGGGCGCCATTGGGCAGGCGCACCACGCGGCGGGCCGCCGTGCCGGGCTTCAGCGCGTCGGCGCCCTGCATCCAGTAGCGGTACTCGGCCTCCAGGGTGGGGCGGTAGCGGAGCAGCTCGCCGTTGCCGCGCTCCCGGGCCAGCAGCTGCACCATGCTGGCAAAAAACGGCGGCTGCGAGCGGGTGAGGTAATACGTGCGGTTGCCGTTCGGAATGAAGCCATAGCGGGCAATGAGGAAGGCGAAATTGTCGGTGATGTCCTTCAGTAGCTGGCCTTTGCCGGCTTCGGCCAGGCCCAGCATGGTGAAGTAGGAATCCCAGTAATACACTTCCCGGAAGCGCCCGCCCGGCACCAGGTAAGGCTTGGGCAGCGGCAGCAGCGAGCGAAATGCTGCCAGCGAATCGGCCGGGTCCAGCGCCGGGGCGGCGGGGCGGGCCAGCACCGTCCAAAGCGTGTCGAGGTGATGGCGCAGGCCGGCCTGCACGTTGCTGCTAAACGGCACGCTGCCATCGGCTGGCAGGTCGAAATGCGCCGTCACAAAAGCCTTCAGGTTGAAGCCGGGCTGGGTTTTCTCGCGCTGCCACGCCGCCAGTATGGCGGCTGGCCGCTGCCGGGGCGCGGCGTCAACAAAGGTTTTGCCATCAGCGAAAACGCGGCCCAGCTGCACGGCCTCAAACAAGCCCGGGAAGAGCTGACGTGGCGACTTCGGCCTAGCGGCGGCTACTGGCGCGACGGCAGTTTGGGAAGCGGGACGAGGCGTGGCGGTTTCCGTCTGAGCCCAATCCGGTAGCGAACCTGCTAGGCTTAATAACCAGGAAAGTAAGATTATGCGCATAAGAATAAGCCAAACCGCCGCGGCACGGTACGCCGCAGCTATAGCCGCTTACGTGTCGCCGGTGCTTTTTGCTGAAGGCCGCTGCGGCGGCGTTGCATGTAGGGGCGGGGCTGGCTCCCACCCGTCGTTGTGTGAAGAGTGCCGCCAGACGACGGGCGGGGGCCAGCCCCGCCCCTACCACGTGCGGCTCTGAATGCGCGCTATGGTTTATGAGTCATGCGCTTGTCGCCATTCAGATATTGTGAAAACAGCGCACAACTAATAAAATAGTTTTTAAACTAAAATTTTAGTTATACGTTTGCATAAGTCACAACCACTTCCGCTTGCCATGAACCCCGATTTCCCCGAACTAACCCGCGCCGAAGAACAAGTCATGCAGGTGCTCTGGCGCCGCGGCCCCTCCTTCGTGAAGGACGTGCTGGCCGAACTGCCGGCCCCGCAGCCGGCCTACAACACGGTGTCGACCATCATCCGCATCCTCGAAACCAAGGGCTTTGTCGACCACGAGGCCTTTGGACGCACGCACCGCTATTTCGTGCGGGTGCAGCAGGACGACTACCGGCGCTTTTCGCTGCGCAAGTTGCTGGGCGGCCACTTCGGCAACTCTTTCAGCCGGCTGGTTTCCTTCTTCGCCAAAGAAGAAAACCTCGACGCCGCCCAGCTCGACGAACTCCTCCGCCACGCTTCCCAACCTCAAAACCTCACCGACGATGAACCCAATCGGCCTGCTTAATTGGATGCTGCTCAGTACGGTGCTGCTGGGCATGTGGTGGCTCTGCTACCGTGTGGCCCTGCGACAGGAGCGCAGCTTTGCCTACAACCGTGGCTTTCTGGTGCTGGGGCCGGTGCTGGCGGCGGGCCTGCCGCTGCTACCCGCGGCGTGGTTTAGCGGGTGGGGCACCGGGCCCGCTGGGTTGCCGGGCGTGGCGACGGTGTTGCTGCCGGCCGTGGCCGTTGGGCCCTGGGCTGCTGCCGGCGCTGCCGAAACGCCGCGGCTGGCCTGGCTGGTGGCGCTGTATGCGGCGGGCGTGGTGGCGCTGCTGGCCCGGCTGGGCGTCGGCTTGGGCCGCCTCTGGCTCAGCACGCGCCGGCTGGCCCGCGAACAGCGGGAAGGCTACACGCTGGTGCCCACCCACGGGCAGCTGCCCACCAGCTCGTTCGGCCGCACGGTGTTCTGGGACGAAACCCTGGCTCTGAGCCCGGCCGAGGCCGCTCAGGTACTGCGCCACGAGCTGGCCCACGTGCGCCAGCGCCACACCCACGACCGCCTGCTGCTGGAGCTGCTGCGCGCCGTGCTGTGGTTCAACCCCTTTGTGCACCTGTGCGGCCGGGCCCTGTCCCTCACCCACGAGTACCTGGCCGACGCCGAAGCCCTGCGCCACGCGGCAGCGGCAGTGCCGGCCTTTTCGCCCACGCAGTCCTACGCTCATCTGTTGGCCCGGCAAGTGGCCAGCCGCCTTGGTTTCTCCGTCCCGCTTGCGCACACCTTTTCCCATTCCCAAACCCTCCGTCGCATTGCCATGATTCAGAAAACCTCTCCCATTCGCCGCTGGAAGCAGTGGCTTGCCCTGCCGCTGCTCGGCGTGCTTGTTGTGGCCGTCGCCTGCGAAAAAGCCACAAATCAGGCCACCCCGACAGCCGCCGCGCCGCTCAACCAAGAGATGAAAGCCCCGATTCACATCGGCAAGGTTGCGATTGCGCCGCCGCCCGGCAACGTGTACACCTACGTGGAGCAAATGCCGCAACTACCCGGCGGTGGCGACGCGCAGGCCATCGTGCAACACATACAGAGCCATATTCCCTATTCACAAGAGTTGGCTGCCAGCCCTAAAGAAGGCGTGGTGTTTGCCTCGTTCACGGTGCAGGCTACCGGTGAGGTGCAAGATGCCAAAATTGTGAAAGGACTAGCTCCGGCCTATGATGCGGCCGTGCTGGCCGCCATCCAAACCTTGCCGCGCTTCACGCCCGGCCAGCACGACGGCAAAGCCGTGGCTGTGAGCTTCACGGTGCCCGTGCGGTTTGTGGCGAAAGCCCCGGCCAAATCGGTCGGGTTGCGCTTGTTCAACAGCTACGGCGTCTGGGACCCCAAGCCGGCCAGCGCGGGCTGCTAACAGGCCCACGGCACTATCCAGGTAAAAAATAGTCGAGAAACCGCTCGAAAAGCCACGGCCACGGCCGGGGCCTTTCTGCGTTAAGCCCGTCCGAACCGGGCAAAATGGGCTAACTTGCGGGTCGTATTGGCCCTCTAATTCGTTTTTATTCAGTGTTGTTTTCCCTAACGCCGCGTGCTGCGCTCGTGGCCGCCACCTTTGGCTTGCTGGCCGCCGCCAGCTGCCCCGCCTGCAAAAACAAGCCCGCCGAGGGCGAAACCGCCGCTTCGGGCGCGGCCGCCGACGGCGACGCCGAAGGCAAGCCGGCCCCCATTGACACCATCAAAATCAAGGCGATGGCCATGCGGCGCGACTCGCTGAAGGCCGACAGCATTGCCCGCAAAAACGGCCAGCTGCCGGGCGCCATCCTGCCGGGCCACCGCATTGTGGCGTTTTATGGCAACATCCGCTCGAAGGGCATGGGCATTCTGGGCCGCGAGCCCAAGGAGCAGATGTTCCGCAAGTTTGCCGGCGTGCTGAAGGAGTGGCAAGCCGCCGACCCCAGCATCCCGGTGCAGGCCGCTCTGCACAACGTCACCATCACGGCCCAAGGCACCGCCGGCAAAGACGGCAAGTGGCGCCTGATGAACTCCAAGGCCACCATTGAAGAGGTGATTTCGTGGGCCCGCGAGCACAAGTGCATCCTGTTTCTGGATGTGCAGCCCGGTCACAGCACCCTGCAGGTGGAGGTACCCAAGCTGGAAGCCTACCTCAAGCAGCCCGACATTCACCTCGGCATCGACCCCGAGTTTTCGCTGGCCACCATGCCCGGCGTGCGCCCCAACCAGCGCATCGGCACCCTCGACGCCAAGGACGTGAACTGGACCATCAACTACCTGGCCCGCCTCGTGAGCGAGAACAAGCTCCCGCCCAAGGTGCTGACCGTGCACCGCTTCACCCGCAAGATGCTGACCAACTACAAGAACATCAAGCTCGACCCGCGCGTGCAGGTGGTGATGCACATGGACGGCCACGGCGAGCCCACCCTGAAAAAGGACTCGTACCATGACTACATCCAGACCGAGCCCGTGCAGTACACCGGCTTCAAGCTATTCTACGAGTACGACCCCAAGCCCAAGCCCCACCACCTGATGACCCCGGTGGAAGTGCTGACCCAGCTCACGCCCAAGCCGCTGTACATTCAGTACCAGTAGGGCAGGGAATAGGTATGTCATTGCGAGGGCGTAGCCCGTGGCAATCCGTCCTGCCAAAGCCAGAAATTTCCTTTTACCAAAAAGCCCCGGTACCGCAATGGTGCTGGGGCTTTTTGCTTTGAATAACTGCCCGGTCCGACGGCGCAGCCGTCCGACCGGTCGTCGTTGAGCGGTTGCCATTGTTTGCCAGAACGTGCTGGCGACGACCGGTCGGACGGCTGCGCCGTCGGACCGGGGCACGTCTCACTTCGCCTTCGAAAACGAATACGGCGCCGCGGCCGGCTGCGTGCCCCGGCTCTTGTTGGGTGCGGCGCTCATGTCAAAATTCAGCGTCGCGCCCTTCATTAGCTCCGTGTGGCTGAGCCAGTTCTTGTCATAAGGCTGACCGTTGAACGTCAGCCCATTCACGTAGCGGTTGGCGGCTGAGTTGTTGGGCGCATTCAGCACAATGTCCTTGCCGGAGGGTAGGTGCAGGGTGGCTTTGGGGAAGAGCGGGGCGCCCAGCACGTACTGGTCGGTGCCGGGGCACACGGGGTAGAAGCCCAGGGCCGAGAAGACGTACCAAGCCGAGGTCTGACCGTTGTCCTCGTCGCCGCAGTAGCCGTCGGCGGTAGGCAGGTAGAGGCGGTTGAGGGTTTCGCGCACCCAGTATTGGGTTTTCCAGGGCTGGCCGGCGTAGTTGTAGAGGTACAGCATGTGCTGAATGGGCTGGTTGCCGTGCGCGTAGTTGCCCATGTTGGCAATCTGCATCTCCCGGATTTCGTGGATGACCTCGCCGTAGTACGACTCGTCAAACACCGGAGGCAGCGTGAAAACGGTATCCAGCGTGGCCACGAACTTCTGCCGGCCGCCCATCAAATCCACCAGCCCCTGCACGTCGTGAAACACCGACCAGGTGTAGTGCCAGCTGTTGCCTTCGGTGAAGGCATCGCCCCACTTGAAGGGGTTGAAGGGCTTCTGAAACGAGCCGTCCTGGTTGCGGCCGCGCATGAGGCCGCTTTCCTTATCGAACAGCTTGCGGTAGTTCTGGCTGCGCCGGGCGTAGAGGTCGATTTCCTTTTTTGGCTTGTTCAGGGCCTTGGCCAGCTGGTAGATGGTGAAGTCGTCGTAGGCGTATTCCAGCGTGCGGGCCGCGCTTTCATTGATTTTGACGTCGTAGGGCACGTAGCCGAGCTTGTTGTAATACTCCACGCCCTTGCGACCCACGGCGTCGAGCGGCCCGGCGTTGTTGGCGCCGTGCGTCAGGGCTTCGTACAGCACATTCATATCCTGTCCGCGGATGCCCTTCAGGTAGGCATCGGCCACCACCGAGGCGGAGTTGTTGCCCACCATCACGTTGCGCAGGCCGGGGCTGCCCCACTCCGGCAGCCAGCCGCTTTCACGATAATCGTTGGCCAGGCCCTGCTGAATTTCGGCGTTCACGTCAGGATAAAGCAAATTCAGGAAGGGAAACAGCGCCCGAAACGTATCCCAGAAACCGGTATCGGTATACATGTAGCCCGGCAGCACTTGCCCGTTGAAAGGGCTGTAGTGCATGATGTTGCCACTGGCGTCGCGCTCGTACAGCTTGCGTGGAAACAGCAGCGAACGGTACAGGCACGAGTAAAACGTGCGCCGCTGCGCCTCGGTCCCGCCCTCAATCTCAATGCGGCTCAACGCCTTGTTCCAGGCAGCGCGGCCCTGCTGGCGCACGGCGTCAAAATCCTGCTCGCCAATCTCGCGCAGGTTCAACTCGGCTTGCTCGGGGCTGATGAAGGACGAGGCCACCCGCGCATTTACTTTTTCCCCTTTTCGGGTTTTAAAGCCTACTACGGCCCCGGCGTGTTTGGCGGTCACCTCCAGCACGCCGGCTGCCAGGGCTTTATCCTGATACAATGCCGTGCTGGTGAAGTCGTGGTCAAACTCCAGAATGAAGTAGTTCTTGAAATTCTTCGGCACGCCGCCGCTGTTGCGGGTGGTGTAGCCGATGACGCGCCGCTGCTGGGGCAGCACTTTCACGTAGGAGCCGCGGTCCAGCGCGTCAATCACCACGTAGGCGCTGTCCGTTTGCGGGAAGGTGAAGCGGAAGCGGGCGGCACGCTCGGTGGGCGCTATTTCGGCGGTCACATCGTGGTCGGCCAGGTACACGCGGTAGTAGTTGGGCTCGGCCACCTCGGCCTTGTGTGAAATCCAACTGGCGCGGGCGTCCTCGTCAAACACGCGCCGGCCGGTGATGGGCATGAGGGCAAACTGCCCGTAGTCGTTCATCCACGGCGAGGGCTGGTGCGTTTGCTTAAAGCCGCGCAGCTTGTCGGCGCTGTACTGGTAGGCCCAGCCATTGCCCATCTTGCCGGTTTGGGGCATCCAGAAGTTCATGCCCCAGGGCAGGGCAATGGCCGGGTAGGTGTTGCCGTTCGAGAGGTCCGGCTTGGAATCAGTGCCCATCAGCGGGTTCACCCATTGGGCCAGGTCGGCGTTAGGAGCGGGCGTTTGGGCTTGGGCCACGCCGGTTGCCAGCCCGAGTGCTGCCAGTGCAGTAAAGATTTTTAGCATGCTAGAATAAGGATTGAACGTCATGCAGAGCGTAGCGAAGCATCTCGCCGGCAAGTGGTAATCATACCGATTGCAACGAAGCGGGCGAGATGCTTCGCTGCGCTCTGCATGACGCTGTGCCAACAACGGTATCCCGCCTAAGCTGCCGCCGCCGCCCGCCGGCTGCCGCGCAGCCCATACCATACGATGTACCCGTAGCACACCACCGGCAGCAGCAGCGCTAGGCGCAGGCTGCTATGGTCGGCAATGAAGCCGAACAGCAGCGGCACCAGCGCCCCGCCCACCACGGCGGTACACAGCAGGCCGGAGCCCTCTTCGGTGTGGCGGCCCAGCCCGGCCAGCGCCAGCGGAAAAATAACCGGCCACATGATGGAGTTCATCAAACCCACGGCCAGCAGGCTCCACATGGCCACCTCGCCGGTCGTGTTGATGGAAACGAGCACCAGCACTACCGCCGCCACGGCATTGAAGGCAAGCAGCTTAGCGGGCGAAATCTTATTGAGCAAATAGGCGCCCAGGAAGCGGCCCACCATGGCTGCACCCCAATAAAAAGAAACCATTACGCCAGCTGCTTCCTGCGTATTTTGTGGATTAATAAATCTTTGCACGCCAAAAGTCGAGGCGAGATTTCTGACATACATAAGGATGTTCGACATGACGCTGTCTAAGCTCAAGTAGCTGACCAAATGCGAGCCGATGGCCACTTCGGCGCCCACGTAGGTGAAAATGGCCACCACGCCAAGTACCAGGTGGCGGTAGTGCCAGGCCCGCACCGAGCCGGCATCTACGTCGGCCACTTGCTCGGTGGCCAGTTCAATTTGCGGCAGGTTGACCTGGCTCAGCAGCAGGCTGATGAGCAGCAGCGCCGCCCCGATGACTAAGTAGGGAATCTGCACGGCCGTCACGTCGATGGCCGCCGCGCTGGTGGCGGTGTTCAACTTAGGCAGGCGGCTCAAAATCAGCGCGCTGCCCAGCAGAGGTGCCAGCGTGGTGCCCAGCGAGTTGAACGCCTGGGTGAGCGTGAGCCGGGCCGACGCCGACCGCGCCGGCCCCAGAATGGCCACATACGGGTTGGCAGCCACTTGCAGCAGCGTGATGCCCGAAGCCAGCACAAACAGCGCCCCCAGAAACAGCCCATACACGCGCTGCGCCGCCGCCGGATAAAACAGGAACGCGCCCACGGCCGCCACCCCAAACCCGATGAGCATGCCCTGCTTGTAGCCAACTCGCGCCACCAGTTTGCCCGCCGGAATGCTCATCAGAAAATACGCCCCAAAAAAGCACAGGTTGATGAGGTTGGCCTGCGCGTAGCTGAGCTGGAAAATGGCCTTCAGATAAGGAATCAGGATGTCGTTGAGGCAGGTGATGAAGCCCCACAGGAAAAACAGCGTGGTGACGGCGCTCAGCGCCGAGGCGTAGCGCGGGGTGGCGGTAGGGGTGTCGGTGCCGTGGGGTTGCGCCAAGGCAGGGGGGAGTGCGGCCATAAAATGGGAATTCTGGAGAGAAAGGCGAGCGGTTCGTCACGCTATTGCCCGACAGGTCCAAAGCTAAAGCGTTTGTGCCAACTGCATCTTCGGGAGTTTCCGACGTTTCTTGAGAAGCATCAGCGACGGGGGTAGAAACAGCAAGCCCCGGCTCGGGTTGAGTCGGGGCTTGCTGTTTGGCTTGGTCACATCACCAAGCTAGTCGCTGAGAA
This DNA window, taken from Hymenobacter sp. 5317J-9, encodes the following:
- a CDS encoding M56 family metallopeptidase, with the protein product MNPIGLLNWMLLSTVLLGMWWLCYRVALRQERSFAYNRGFLVLGPVLAAGLPLLPAAWFSGWGTGPAGLPGVATVLLPAVAVGPWAAAGAAETPRLAWLVALYAAGVVALLARLGVGLGRLWLSTRRLAREQREGYTLVPTHGQLPTSSFGRTVFWDETLALSPAEAAQVLRHELAHVRQRHTHDRLLLELLRAVLWFNPFVHLCGRALSLTHEYLADAEALRHAAAAVPAFSPTQSYAHLLARQVASRLGFSVPLAHTFSHSQTLRRIAMIQKTSPIRRWKQWLALPLLGVLVVAVACEKATNQATPTAAAPLNQEMKAPIHIGKVAIAPPPGNVYTYVEQMPQLPGGGDAQAIVQHIQSHIPYSQELAASPKEGVVFASFTVQATGEVQDAKIVKGLAPAYDAAVLAAIQTLPRFTPGQHDGKAVAVSFTVPVRFVAKAPAKSVGLRLFNSYGVWDPKPASAGC
- a CDS encoding sigma-70 family RNA polymerase sigma factor — protein: MPAPPADLQDLLLRCGRHEPAAQRQLYARYAGRMLGVARRYVTSVAEAEDILQDAFVKVFTRLNDFRADGSFEGWVRRIVVTTAINHWQSGQHRRQQLLLDDVPEPFAADADAFDRLGVAEVLALMERLPDGCRLVLNLYAVDGYSHGEIAELLGIQESTSKAQLSKARKQLTRLHQQQASYLKL
- a CDS encoding BlaI/MecI/CopY family transcriptional regulator, giving the protein MNPDFPELTRAEEQVMQVLWRRGPSFVKDVLAELPAPQPAYNTVSTIIRILETKGFVDHEAFGRTHRYFVRVQQDDYRRFSLRKLLGGHFGNSFSRLVSFFAKEENLDAAQLDELLRHASQPQNLTDDEPNRPA
- the treF gene encoding alpha,alpha-trehalase TreF, with the protein product MRIILLSWLLSLAGSLPDWAQTETATPRPASQTAVAPVAAARPKSPRQLFPGLFEAVQLGRVFADGKTFVDAAPRQRPAAILAAWQREKTQPGFNLKAFVTAHFDLPADGSVPFSSNVQAGLRHHLDTLWTVLARPAAPALDPADSLAAFRSLLPLPKPYLVPGGRFREVYYWDSYFTMLGLAEAGKGQLLKDITDNFAFLIARYGFIPNGNRTYYLTRSQPPFFASMVQLLARERGNGELLRYRPTLEAEYRYWMQGADALKPGTAARRVVRLPNGALLNRYWDDSDQPREESYAEDVAAAKRSKQPAAQFYRHVRAAAASGWDFSSRWFGPAGGLGSIQTTDLVPVDLNCLLYNLETTLAEAARVAGKPAQARSYLAKAAARKTALLALSWDSKAGWFQDYNWRKRRRSAVRTLAGVFPLAFGLASPEQGKRVGSGLKVNFLKMGGLVTSLTETKQQWDAPNGWAPLQYLAIEGLTRYQQRPLADTVARRWVRLNTRVFAQTGQLLEKYDVLHPNRPAGGGEYPLQDGFGWTNGVLLRLLNREVK
- a CDS encoding sugar MFS transporter → MAALPPALAQPHGTDTPTATPRYASALSAVTTLFFLWGFITCLNDILIPYLKAIFQLSYAQANLINLCFFGAYFLMSIPAGKLVARVGYKQGMLIGFGVAAVGAFLFYPAAAQRVYGLFLGALFVLASGITLLQVAANPYVAILGPARSASARLTLTQAFNSLGTTLAPLLGSALILSRLPKLNTATSAAAIDVTAVQIPYLVIGAALLLISLLLSQVNLPQIELATEQVADVDAGSVRAWHYRHLVLGVVAIFTYVGAEVAIGSHLVSYLSLDSVMSNILMYVRNLASTFGVQRFINPQNTQEAAGVMVSFYWGAAMVGRFLGAYLLNKISPAKLLAFNAVAAVVLVLVSINTTGEVAMWSLLAVGLMNSIMWPVIFPLALAGLGRHTEEGSGLLCTAVVGGALVPLLFGFIADHSSLRLALLLPVVCYGYIVWYGLRGSRRAAAAA
- a CDS encoding GH92 family glycosyl hydrolase, producing MLKIFTALAALGLATGVAQAQTPAPNADLAQWVNPLMGTDSKPDLSNGNTYPAIALPWGMNFWMPQTGKMGNGWAYQYSADKLRGFKQTHQPSPWMNDYGQFALMPITGRRVFDEDARASWISHKAEVAEPNYYRVYLADHDVTAEIAPTERAARFRFTFPQTDSAYVVIDALDRGSYVKVLPQQRRVIGYTTRNSGGVPKNFKNYFILEFDHDFTSTALYQDKALAAGVLEVTAKHAGAVVGFKTRKGEKVNARVASSFISPEQAELNLREIGEQDFDAVRQQGRAAWNKALSRIEIEGGTEAQRRTFYSCLYRSLLFPRKLYERDASGNIMHYSPFNGQVLPGYMYTDTGFWDTFRALFPFLNLLYPDVNAEIQQGLANDYRESGWLPEWGSPGLRNVMVGNNSASVVADAYLKGIRGQDMNVLYEALTHGANNAGPLDAVGRKGVEYYNKLGYVPYDVKINESAARTLEYAYDDFTIYQLAKALNKPKKEIDLYARRSQNYRKLFDKESGLMRGRNQDGSFQKPFNPFKWGDAFTEGNSWHYTWSVFHDVQGLVDLMGGRQKFVATLDTVFTLPPVFDESYYGEVIHEIREMQIANMGNYAHGNQPIQHMLYLYNYAGQPWKTQYWVRETLNRLYLPTADGYCGDEDNGQTSAWYVFSALGFYPVCPGTDQYVLGAPLFPKATLHLPSGKDIVLNAPNNSAANRYVNGLTFNGQPYDKNWLSHTELMKGATLNFDMSAAPNKSRGTQPAAAPYSFSKAK